Proteins encoded in a region of the Pelmatolapia mariae isolate MD_Pm_ZW linkage group LG16_19, Pm_UMD_F_2, whole genome shotgun sequence genome:
- the abhd13 gene encoding protein ABHD13: MEKPWRLWGAMERCTLTLVSWSWGACRVSLLALILTFHLYGGFFLLALILASVAGILYKFQDVLLYFPDQPSSSRLYVPMPTGIPHENVYIRTKDGVKLNLILLRYTGGDTSPGVTAGNQSCPTSSAPPTILYFHGNAGNIGHRVPNALLMLVNLKANVVLVDYRGYGKSEGEPSEDGLYLDAEATLDYVMTRPDLDKTKVVLFGRSLGGAVAVRLASVNPHRVAAIIVENTFLSIPHMAATLFSFLPMRLLPLWCYRNKFLSYRQVALCRMPSLFVSGLSDQLIPPVMMKQLYELSPARTKRLAIFPEGTHNDTWQCQGYFAALEQFIKDLLKSHAHEESAQPSASVTII; this comes from the coding sequence ATGGAGAAGCCGTGGAGGTTGTGGGGGGCAATGGAGCGTTGCACCCTCACTCTGGTGTCCTGGTCCTGGGGTGCCTGTCGTGTCTCCCTTTTGGCCCTTATCCTCACCTTCCATCTATATGGAGGATTTTTTCTCCTCGCTCTCATCTTAGCATCTGTGGCAGGCATCCTCTACAAATTTCAGGATGTTCTCCTCTATTTTCCTGACCAGCCTTCCTCCTCTCGCCTTTATGTTCCCATGCCAACAGGAATCCCACATGAGAATGTGTATATTCGTACTAAGGACGGTGTCAAGCTCAACCTCATCCTGCTTCGTTACACAGGAGGGGACACATCTCCTGGAGTCACTGCTGGAAATCAAAGCTGCCCCACTTCTTCTGCTCCCCCTACGATCCTTTATTTCCATGGTAATGCAGGTAATATTGGTCACAGGGTGCCAAACGCCCTGTTAATGTTGGTCAATCTAAAAGCTAACGTGGTGCTGGTGGACTACCGTGGCTATGGAAAAAGTGAGGGTGAGCCCAGCGAGGATGGGCTCTACCTTGATGCCGAGGCCACGTTGGACTATGTCATGACCCGCCCTGATCTAGACAAAACAAAGGTGGTACTCTTTGGTCGCTCACTAGGAGGTGCCGTGGCTGTTCGATTGGCATCAGTCAACCCTCATAGAGTAGCAGCCATTATTGTTGAAAACACCTTCCTCAGCATCCCCCATATGGCAGCAACGCTCTTCTCCTTCTTGCCCATGCGCCTGCTCCCCTTGTGGTGCTATAGGAATAAGTTCCTGTCCTATAGACAGGTGGCGCTGTGCCGCATGCCTTCGCTGTTTGTGTCTGGTCTGTCTGATCAGCTCATCCCACCAGTTATGATGAAACAACTGTACGAGCTGTCTCCTGCACGGACTAAGCGCCTGGCTATCTTTCCAGAGGGCACGCACAACGACACGTGGCAGTGTCAGGGCTATTTTGCTGCTTTGGAGCAGTTCATTAAAGACCTGCTGAAGAGCCATGCCCACGAGGAGAGCGCTCAGCCTTCAGCTAGTGTCACCATTatctaa